A window of the Acanthochromis polyacanthus isolate Apoly-LR-REF ecotype Palm Island chromosome 10, KAUST_Apoly_ChrSc, whole genome shotgun sequence genome harbors these coding sequences:
- the exosc3 gene encoding exosome complex component RRP40, with the protein MFSSLKQRVEDVLLAGDEFSFETDDTISLTEPVKPEKAVCGPGLRRSGDRLVVCKSGVLRHKPPNVFWIDSQQRRYVPAKGETVIGIVTAKSGDMFKVDVGGSEQASLSYLAFEGATKRNRPNVVVGDLVFAQFIIANKDMEPELACMDSSGRASGMGVFGAGGLMFTVSLGLVRRLLSPHSEVRSDLETLFPCELVIGMNGRLWVRSSSIQQTLIIANLLQSCETMTAQQRKELFRRVQQGAL; encoded by the exons ATGTTCTCCAGTCTGAAGCAGCGGGTCGAGGATGTCCTCTTAGCGGGGGACGAGTTCTCCTTCGAGACCGACGACACCATCTCTCTGACAGAGCCCGTGAAGCCGGAGAAGGCGGTGTGCGGTCCGGGGCTGCGGCGCAGCGGAGACCGTCTGGTGGTGTGTAAGAGCGGCGTGCTGCGGCACAAACCGCCCAACGTGTTCTGGATAGACTCCCAGCAGCGAAGG TACGTCCCCGCAAAAGGAGAGACCGTCATAGGGATCGTCACGGCCAAATCCGGAGACATGTTCAAGGTGGACGTGGGAGGAAGCGAGCAGGCGTCTCTGTCCTACCTGGCGTTTGAGGGCGCCACCAAGAGGAACAGACCCAACGTCGTG GTGGGCGACCTGGTGTTTGCTCAGTTCATCATAGCTAATAAGGACATGGAGCCGGAGCTGGCCTGTATGGACAGCTCAGGACGAGCCAGCGGGATGGGAGTGTTTGGAGCAGGAGGTCTGATGTTCACAGTGTCTCTGGGTCTGGTCAGAAG GCTGCTGTCCCCCCACAGTGAGGTCCGGTCCGACCTGGAGACTCTGTTCCCCTGTGAACTGGTGATCGGCATGAACGGCCGGCTCTGGGTCAGATCCTCTAGCATCCAGCAGACCCTGATTATCGCCAACCTGCTGCAGAGCTGTGAAACCATGACGGCCCAGCAGAGGAAAGAACTGTTCAGGAGggtccagcagggggcgctgtag